TATAGTTATAAAGGATGAGTCAGGAAATACACTTTACAATACAAGAGAAGGAATGCATCATGGTATGGGTATGAATCGTCACAGAATGAATATGATGCATAGAATACCAGAAGGAAATTATGTAGAGAATTCTTATACTTTAACTGATGGTAATAAGGAAGTAGGCAGTCTAACAATTGGATATATTGATAATTCATATCTTACAGACAGTGCTCTTATTTTTAAAGATACCCTGACTATTTCCCTTATCTTTTCAGGAATTATTGCAATAATTATTGGCATTATCATTAGTCTGTCAATTTCTAACAGATTGACAAAGCCTTTATTAAATATTACTAAAACTGCTGAGACAATAAGAGAGGGAAATCTAAAAGCTAGATCAAATATTAAATCAAATACAGCAGAAATAGTTACTCTTTCTGAGACTATAAATTATTTAGGGGATTCGCTGTCAAGGCAAGATGATATTAGAAAAAGATATGCATCAGATATTTCACATGAGCTTCGAACACCATTAACAACATTAAAAACTCATATTGAGGCTATAATGGATAAGGTCTGGGAACCAACAGACGAACACCTTGATATATTATTGAAAGAGGTTCAAAGGCTTTTAAATCTGGTCAACGATTTAAAGGATTCATTTACTCAAGAGGAATATATGCACTTAAATAAGAATCCGTTTAATATCTCAATAGAACTAGAAACAATTATTGATTCTTATAAACCTTTATATGCTAAGGAAAATTATATCCTATCATCCTCCATTGAAAAAAATATTATAGCTTATATTGATTTAGATAAATTCAAACAGATAGTTAATAATCTCCTATCCAATTCTCTAAGATATTTACATGAAGATGGTGAAGTTAAAGTTGAGTTGAAGAAAGATCAGAGTAATGTTCTACTTTTAGTCAATGACAATGGTGTTGGGATAAAGGAAGATGATTTAAAGCATATTTTTGATAGGTTTTATAGAGCTGATACCTCCAGAAATAAGTCTACCGGTGGAACTGGATTGGGCTTAGCTATAGTCAAATCTATTGTTGAAGCACATAATGGGA
The DNA window shown above is from Tissierella sp. Yu-01 and carries:
- a CDS encoding HAMP domain-containing sensor histidine kinase; this translates as MFINGGEKLKLSKKLAINFMITILLSIIATFLISNYMLNKRFENYLEAEQEAKFGKIYQEINAVYVENDFNIDKMSLMHYSVTENIDIVIKDESGNTLYNTREGMHHGMGMNRHRMNMMHRIPEGNYVENSYTLTDGNKEVGSLTIGYIDNSYLTDSALIFKDTLTISLIFSGIIAIIIGIIISLSISNRLTKPLLNITKTAETIREGNLKARSNIKSNTAEIVTLSETINYLGDSLSRQDDIRKRYASDISHELRTPLTTLKTHIEAIMDKVWEPTDEHLDILLKEVQRLLNLVNDLKDSFTQEEYMHLNKNPFNISIELETIIDSYKPLYAKENYILSSSIEKNIIAYIDLDKFKQIVNNLLSNSLRYLHEDGEVKVELKKDQSNVLLLVNDNGVGIKEDDLKHIFDRFYRADTSRNKSTGGTGLGLAIVKSIVEAHNGTIDIESEYGKGTEVKIILPLK